From the Acyrthosiphon pisum isolate AL4f unplaced genomic scaffold, pea_aphid_22Mar2018_4r6ur Scaffold_21536;HRSCAF=24193, whole genome shotgun sequence genome, one window contains:
- the LOC103310590 gene encoding piggyBac transposable element-derived protein 3-like: protein MFTNDIFEHLVSESNKYAMLSNNKDPNITVEELKCFISILIISGYNSLPGKRYYWEDGKDMKNEMVSNAMRHDRFLQISRFLHCADNMNINTSDKMFKLRPLIEKLKVNFLKNFQPYQYLSYDESMIKYYGRHGCKQFLRGKPIRFGYKAWCLTTDFGYLLNFDIYQGKSPNSNTVYEDEYRKAATPLMIMLDDLPEEKKNLSYSIYFDNLFTGFNLLVDLRGNK from the coding sequence ATGTTTACTAATGACATTTTTGAACATTTGGTGTCCGAGTCAAACAAATATGCCATGTTATCCAATAACAAAGATCCTAATATCACAGTTGAAGAATTAAAATGCTTTATTTCCATTCTCATTATAAGTGGTTATAATTCACTCCCGGGTAAGCGATATTATTGGGAAGATGGAAAAgatatgaaaaatgaaatggTGAGTAATGCAATGCGCCATGATCGGTTTCTTCAAATTTCGCGGTTTTTACATTGTGcggataatatgaatataaatacttcagataaaatgttcaaacttaGACCTTTAATTGAAAAACTAAAAGTGAACTTTCTAAAAAACTTTCAGCCTTATCAATATTTATCGTATGATGAatctatgattaaatattacgGTAGACATggttgtaaacaatttttaagggGTAAGCCTATTCGTTTCGGGTATAAAGCATGGTGTCTTACAACAGATTTTGGATATCTTCTAAACTTTGATATATATCAAGGCAAATCTCCGAATTCAAACACAGTTTACGAAGATGAATATCGTAAAGCTGCTACTCCATTGATGATTATGCTTGATGATTTaccagaagaaaaaaaaaatttatcatattctATTTATTTCGATAACTTATTCACCGGATTTAATCTCTTAGTTGACTTACGTGGCAATAAATAA